From one Treponema denticola genomic stretch:
- a CDS encoding SH3 domain-containing protein — MNNFFQKWKLFIFIVVFAVPLALFFSSCSKKLGYGVVNWSIPEYNLTAGDIIPVYVKSNIEKVYIVGLNEKTAVRVEIPLWQITFFESKKDAVRFQARLSEHKHAYARVKLDGLPMRSNPDNTSNQVYRLKLGQLVKILWFGEGVPVLKGGKPMDGQWYEVITEDGVRGWCFSYNLTIYDERESESSENTNLAQEKDAELEAVLNEFWYPENYRKMINNRQVDLDKMSLTWGFFPGLRSGIARVELQNTRLSFPYTKITKIGNKYLFEGSNLSLQIRGQDIITLEFSDTNGKLRQENFITLNASPENIINNEIKRREAVIDKIAKTSSEFTSENFGSLKILPDGQFIWSGYSLITPSIIPSGAGSSGKVSLKHFLDKKLSGDYEGVLSFKFEKTSEPVVFMYSISSKGLRLEAVEASSIQDNLVTRRSLDPVILFFAAK; from the coding sequence ATGAATAATTTTTTTCAAAAATGGAAACTGTTTATTTTTATCGTAGTGTTTGCTGTGCCATTAGCTCTTTTTTTTAGCTCATGTTCAAAAAAGCTGGGGTACGGTGTAGTAAACTGGTCAATTCCAGAATATAACCTTACTGCAGGAGATATAATTCCGGTTTATGTAAAATCTAATATTGAAAAGGTTTACATCGTAGGCCTCAACGAAAAAACGGCAGTCAGAGTCGAGATTCCTCTTTGGCAGATTACCTTTTTTGAATCAAAAAAAGATGCGGTTAGGTTTCAGGCAAGATTAAGCGAGCATAAACACGCTTATGCAAGGGTAAAGTTGGATGGTCTTCCTATGCGCTCAAACCCTGACAATACCTCAAATCAGGTTTACCGCTTAAAATTAGGACAACTTGTAAAAATTCTTTGGTTCGGAGAAGGCGTTCCTGTTTTAAAGGGCGGAAAACCGATGGACGGCCAATGGTATGAGGTTATAACCGAGGACGGAGTAAGGGGCTGGTGCTTTTCATATAATCTAACCATCTATGATGAAAGAGAAAGCGAATCCTCCGAAAACACGAATTTAGCCCAAGAAAAAGATGCAGAGCTTGAAGCGGTTCTAAACGAATTTTGGTATCCCGAAAATTACCGAAAAATGATAAACAACAGGCAGGTTGATCTCGATAAAATGAGCCTTACTTGGGGCTTCTTCCCCGGTTTACGGTCAGGTATTGCAAGAGTCGAGCTTCAAAACACAAGGCTTTCTTTTCCATACACAAAGATTACAAAAATCGGAAACAAATACCTTTTTGAAGGTTCCAACCTTTCTCTGCAGATAAGAGGTCAAGATATCATCACTCTCGAATTTTCCGATACTAATGGAAAACTCAGACAGGAAAACTTTATTACCCTAAATGCCTCGCCTGAAAATATTATCAATAACGAAATAAAAAGAAGAGAAGCTGTAATAGATAAAATAGCCAAAACTTCATCCGAATTTACATCGGAAAATTTCGGCTCTTTGAAAATACTGCCTGACGGGCAATTTATTTGGAGCGGATATAGCCTTATAACCCCTTCAATTATACCTTCGGGAGCAGGTTCTTCGGGCAAGGTTAGTTTAAAACATTTCTTAGACAAAAAACTTTCAGGGGACTATGAAGGTGTTTTAAGTTTTAAATTTGAAAAAACATCTGAGCCGGTTGTATTTATGTACAGTATTTCGTCCAAAGGACTCCGCCTTGAAGCAGTAGAAGCTTCAAGCATACAGGATAATCTTGTAACACGCCGTAGTTTAGATCCGGTAATCTTATTCTTTGCAGCAAAATAG
- the lgt gene encoding prolipoprotein diacylglyceryl transferase — protein sequence MLLAIQYPSWLHPEIIPGLPFLRWYGLMYLVAFGIAYFLFSYQVNKGEFERYSGCQKAMTQDDIADLFIWGILGLILGARIFGTLVYNPETYLKAPWLIFWPFARDGAGNLTFTGFQGMSYHGGFIGGFLGVILWTKKSKFKFAAVADLMAVSIPLGYTFGRLGNFANGELYGRITASKIGMIFPQTPISDRFYLAESWVRDFAEQAGMVVQEGALMINLPRHPSQLYEAFFEGIMLWLILWLLRKKKPFDGFLVCIYTLGYGFFRFFIEYFRQPDANKGYPISFGTGASNIYVYESWTNISTGQILCALMILGSLAAMLILYLKDKNLQDKKGKIDG from the coding sequence ATGCTTTTAGCTATACAATATCCTTCATGGCTTCATCCCGAAATTATTCCGGGGCTGCCATTTTTACGTTGGTACGGTCTTATGTATCTTGTTGCCTTTGGAATAGCCTATTTTTTGTTTTCTTATCAGGTAAACAAGGGCGAATTTGAACGATATTCAGGCTGTCAAAAGGCTATGACGCAAGATGATATTGCAGACCTTTTTATCTGGGGAATTTTAGGGCTTATTTTGGGTGCGCGAATTTTCGGAACCCTCGTCTATAATCCTGAAACCTACTTAAAAGCGCCTTGGCTTATTTTTTGGCCCTTTGCAAGGGACGGAGCCGGAAATCTAACCTTTACAGGTTTTCAAGGTATGTCCTATCACGGAGGCTTTATAGGAGGTTTTTTAGGGGTCATCCTCTGGACAAAAAAATCTAAATTTAAATTTGCAGCAGTTGCAGACCTTATGGCTGTTTCAATTCCTCTAGGCTATACCTTCGGCCGTCTCGGTAACTTTGCAAACGGAGAGCTTTACGGCCGCATAACGGCGAGCAAGATAGGAATGATTTTTCCTCAAACTCCTATTTCGGATCGATTTTATCTGGCCGAAAGCTGGGTCAGGGATTTTGCAGAACAAGCAGGTATGGTTGTACAGGAAGGAGCTTTAATGATAAATCTGCCCCGCCATCCGAGCCAGCTCTATGAGGCCTTTTTTGAAGGAATTATGCTTTGGCTTATTTTATGGCTCCTCCGCAAAAAAAAGCCCTTTGACGGCTTTTTGGTTTGTATTTATACATTGGGTTACGGCTTTTTTAGGTTTTTTATCGAATATTTCCGCCAGCCGGATGCAAACAAGGGCTATCCAATATCCTTTGGAACAGGGGCCTCCAATATTTATGTTTATGAATCGTGGACAAATATATCTACGGGACAAATTTTATGTGCTTTAATGATTCTCGGCTCTCTTGCGGCGATGTTAATTCTTTATTTAAAAGACAAAAATTTGCAAGATAAAAAAGGGAAAATCGATGGATAA
- a CDS encoding DedA family protein: MLTAFLNWIGNYITYFPLVVFIGLLLGGFNIPISEDILVAMSAIFSQGEKASIPHFLAALYVGAFVSDCMVYGWGRLISKGSISIGLFSKIITKENTYRLLKALQKHGIFTFIICRFIPFGVRNAVSMTSGFVKYPFYKFFIYDLVAAICNITVLYSLVYFFGRKGGDFMKIFGIVMFVLFLAAGAYLVTSGKLFKFADKKLDQEKK; this comes from the coding sequence ATGTTGACAGCGTTTTTGAACTGGATAGGTAACTATATAACTTATTTCCCACTTGTGGTTTTTATCGGCCTACTCCTCGGAGGCTTTAATATACCTATTTCAGAAGATATTCTTGTTGCAATGTCGGCTATTTTTTCTCAAGGCGAAAAGGCTTCCATTCCTCATTTTTTGGCAGCTCTTTATGTGGGCGCATTTGTAAGCGACTGTATGGTATATGGTTGGGGGAGGCTGATTTCTAAGGGATCAATATCTATTGGGCTTTTTTCAAAAATTATAACAAAGGAAAATACTTACCGTCTTTTAAAGGCCCTTCAAAAGCACGGCATTTTTACATTTATAATTTGCCGCTTTATCCCCTTCGGAGTCCGCAATGCAGTATCGATGACGAGCGGCTTTGTAAAATATCCGTTTTATAAGTTTTTTATCTATGATTTAGTAGCTGCAATATGTAATATTACCGTCTTGTACAGCCTGGTTTACTTTTTCGGCAGGAAAGGCGGCGATTTTATGAAGATATTCGGAATTGTAATGTTTGTCCTTTTCTTGGCTGCCGGTGCCTATCTTGTAACTTCCGGAAAGCTTTTTAAATTTGCCGATAAAAAACTCGACCAAGAGAAAAAATAA
- a CDS encoding ABC-F family ATP-binding cassette domain-containing protein — protein sequence MPFIQLSKISLAFGDRDILKDITLILTAGTKAALTGANGCGKSTLMKIVAGQIKADSGDIASEKDTSIAYLPQSGIVHKGKTLAEEAETAFAYGYDIIKAMDEVGEKMKTEKDEQKLIALANDYHALQTRLENSGWNSKKGLIDETLRGLGFSSADFNKNTEEFSGGWQMRIALAKVLLQNADIIVLDEPTNYLDIEARSWLELWLKKFKGGFLLVSHDRYFLDQTVTETYELFKGTLKKYKGTYSDYERIRTIEVEGLIKAYEQQQEEIAKTEDFIRKFRYTESRAALVQDRIRRLEKMERIELPEHLKKIRFSFPPAPHSGKIVLQAEGISKAYSRAYSPAGSPTYGQTGGLHRVLENLDLTVEKGERLVLAGKNGAGKSTLLRILAGEDKNFTGSLKEGVGVKMGYFSQDESETITGSESIIELLERSAPTELVPKLYDMLAAFLFRGDDIYKSLSVLSGGEKSRLALLLLLLKPLNLLILDEPTNHLDLHSKDVLLDALKRFDGTVVFVSHDKGFIQELATRVLELKADEEGLKPSKIRNFPGSYDYYLYRIEQEEAEDKNGAIRKTDKTDASKVSANLSYEEQKRLRSERRKLEKEEERLLNEIEKCEAEIAENEALLAEPEVYSNGEKSRSVQKKIEELRARAEELSESWAEAASKLETSI from the coding sequence ATGCCCTTTATACAGCTTTCAAAGATTTCTCTTGCCTTTGGGGACAGAGATATTTTAAAGGATATAACCCTCATATTAACAGCCGGAACAAAGGCCGCCCTTACCGGAGCAAACGGCTGCGGCAAGTCTACCTTAATGAAGATTGTTGCAGGCCAAATAAAGGCAGATTCAGGCGATATAGCCTCAGAAAAAGATACGTCAATAGCCTACCTTCCCCAATCGGGAATCGTCCACAAGGGCAAAACCTTGGCGGAAGAGGCCGAAACAGCCTTTGCCTACGGCTACGATATTATCAAAGCCATGGACGAGGTCGGCGAAAAAATGAAAACCGAAAAAGATGAGCAAAAACTTATCGCCTTAGCAAACGATTATCATGCCTTGCAGACAAGGCTTGAAAATTCCGGCTGGAATTCAAAAAAAGGCCTTATTGACGAAACCTTACGGGGCTTGGGCTTTTCTTCAGCGGATTTTAATAAAAACACGGAAGAATTTTCAGGCGGCTGGCAAATGCGTATAGCTCTTGCAAAGGTTCTTTTACAAAATGCCGACATAATTGTTCTTGACGAACCCACAAACTACCTCGATATCGAAGCCCGATCTTGGCTTGAGCTTTGGCTTAAAAAATTTAAGGGAGGGTTTTTGCTTGTAAGCCATGACCGCTACTTTTTGGATCAAACGGTAACCGAAACTTACGAGCTTTTTAAGGGAACCTTAAAAAAATATAAGGGAACCTACAGCGACTACGAAAGGATAAGAACTATCGAAGTTGAAGGCCTTATAAAGGCTTATGAGCAGCAGCAGGAAGAAATAGCCAAAACCGAAGACTTTATCCGTAAATTCAGATATACGGAAAGCCGTGCAGCCTTGGTGCAGGACAGAATAAGGCGGCTCGAAAAAATGGAAAGAATAGAGCTTCCCGAACATCTAAAAAAAATCCGCTTCAGCTTTCCTCCGGCCCCTCATTCGGGTAAAATAGTCCTACAGGCAGAAGGAATAAGCAAGGCGTATAGCAGGGCTTATAGCCCGGCTGGAAGCCCGACCTACGGCCAAACCGGCGGCCTTCACAGGGTACTCGAAAATTTGGATTTAACAGTCGAAAAGGGCGAACGCCTTGTTTTGGCAGGAAAAAACGGAGCAGGAAAATCAACCCTCCTGCGTATCCTTGCAGGGGAGGATAAAAACTTTACAGGGAGCTTAAAAGAAGGGGTCGGAGTTAAAATGGGCTATTTTTCTCAAGATGAATCTGAGACTATTACAGGGAGCGAAAGCATAATAGAACTCCTTGAACGCTCGGCTCCTACCGAACTTGTTCCTAAGCTTTATGATATGCTTGCAGCCTTTTTATTCCGAGGAGACGATATTTATAAAAGCCTTTCGGTCCTATCGGGAGGTGAAAAATCGAGGCTTGCCCTCCTCCTTCTTCTTTTAAAGCCCTTGAACCTTTTAATCTTGGATGAGCCCACAAACCATTTGGATTTACATTCAAAGGATGTGCTCTTGGATGCCCTAAAACGCTTTGACGGAACTGTAGTTTTTGTATCTCACGATAAGGGCTTTATACAGGAACTTGCTACAAGGGTATTGGAACTCAAGGCTGACGAAGAAGGCTTAAAACCCTCAAAGATAAGGAATTTTCCGGGAAGCTATGATTATTATCTTTATCGGATCGAACAAGAGGAGGCCGAAGATAAAAACGGGGCTATAAGAAAAACCGATAAGACCGATGCTTCAAAGGTCTCTGCCAACCTATCTTACGAGGAACAAAAACGGCTCCGCTCGGAAAGAAGAAAATTAGAAAAAGAAGAAGAAAGGCTTTTAAACGAAATAGAAAAATGCGAAGCGGAAATAGCTGAAAATGAAGCCCTCCTCGCCGAGCCCGAAGTCTACTCCAACGGCGAAAAAAGCAGATCCGTTCAGAAAAAAATAGAGGAACTAAGGGCAAGAGCTGAAGAACTTTCGGAAAGCTGGGCAGAGGCAGCTTCCAAATTGGAAACGAGTATATAA
- a CDS encoding NAD(+) synthase, which produces MDKKKDFNFCIEELGFYRIAVSSPKISLADIEENVNLHLQEIKKAEKDGANLILFPQASITGASLGSVFKQSLLIQKALDAVKILAEKTKQFSIVSVVGLPFLYRHNLYTSSAVISSGKLMAIVPHLPSKFLCSIFSDFEEEPCLIPFCGENIPFGKGFKFIVNHKNSSGPNTVFSFSFDSSSCADLILTPLAEPSKPLGASAMRQGYKALSAEKKSAIAFANCGMGESVSDYIFAGECGIFENGKELKFKSFLKEVLLEKLSVSSKAEFYISSDIDTEFLKGQKLSSKLSKTSDSDWEILIEKERSNTKKALNYHVQKNPFLPDCDELHKKFIYKNFFSELIFFQSSALARRLQFIGCSKCLVGISGGLDSSLALLASAYALKLLNIDFKNLYAVTMPGFGTTEKTKNNASALAKTLGCTLLEIPIEKAMVQHFSDIGQDIDNHDIAYENAQARERTQILMDKANQIDGIMVGSGDLSESALGWMTYGGDQMSMYEVNSSIPKTLLKDCILAFADNKIFFEDEKKNSAFFELLSNIINTPVSPELLPPENGEISQKTEDILGPYELHDFFIYHVIGNGFSPKKVYFLALEAFKDSSYSKAEILKWLNLFYKRFFSQQFKRSCSPEGASVTGFSLSPRGEWLMPSEISAKIWLTELEFLPKIM; this is translated from the coding sequence ATGGATAAAAAAAAAGACTTTAATTTTTGTATTGAAGAACTCGGCTTTTACCGCATTGCGGTTTCATCTCCTAAAATTTCTCTTGCAGACATAGAAGAAAATGTAAATCTTCATCTTCAAGAGATTAAAAAAGCTGAAAAAGACGGTGCAAACCTTATCCTTTTTCCTCAAGCTTCGATTACCGGAGCTTCCTTAGGTTCCGTTTTTAAACAGTCTCTTTTAATCCAAAAAGCCCTTGATGCCGTAAAGATATTAGCCGAAAAAACTAAGCAATTTTCTATCGTGTCTGTTGTAGGCCTTCCTTTTTTATATAGGCACAATCTTTATACCTCCTCGGCAGTAATAAGCAGCGGAAAACTTATGGCCATTGTACCCCATCTTCCTTCCAAGTTTTTATGTTCTATTTTTTCAGATTTTGAAGAAGAACCATGCCTGATTCCATTCTGCGGAGAAAATATTCCCTTTGGGAAGGGTTTTAAATTTATTGTAAACCATAAGAATTCCTCCGGCCCTAACACAGTTTTTTCATTTTCTTTTGATTCGTCTTCTTGTGCGGATCTTATTTTAACTCCTCTTGCAGAGCCTTCAAAACCTCTCGGAGCTTCTGCTATGCGGCAAGGGTATAAGGCTCTTTCGGCCGAGAAAAAATCGGCCATAGCTTTTGCAAACTGCGGAATGGGGGAGTCGGTTTCGGATTATATTTTTGCAGGTGAATGCGGTATATTTGAAAACGGAAAAGAACTTAAGTTTAAATCATTTTTAAAAGAGGTGCTTTTAGAAAAGCTGTCTGTTTCTTCAAAAGCAGAGTTTTACATATCTTCCGACATTGATACGGAATTTTTAAAAGGACAAAAATTAAGCTCAAAACTTTCGAAAACTTCTGATTCCGATTGGGAGATTTTAATCGAAAAAGAACGCTCCAATACCAAGAAGGCCTTAAACTATCATGTACAAAAAAATCCTTTTTTACCTGATTGCGATGAACTTCATAAAAAGTTTATCTATAAGAATTTCTTTTCGGAGCTTATTTTTTTCCAAAGCTCTGCCCTTGCAAGGCGTCTTCAGTTTATAGGCTGTTCAAAATGCCTTGTAGGTATTTCCGGAGGCTTGGATTCTTCTTTGGCCCTCCTTGCAAGTGCCTATGCCCTTAAACTTTTAAATATTGATTTTAAAAATCTCTATGCCGTTACCATGCCCGGTTTCGGCACAACCGAAAAAACAAAAAACAATGCTTCGGCTCTTGCAAAAACTTTAGGCTGTACACTTTTGGAAATCCCCATTGAAAAGGCTATGGTGCAGCACTTTTCAGACATAGGGCAAGATATTGATAATCATGATATTGCTTATGAAAATGCCCAAGCCCGTGAAAGGACTCAGATTTTGATGGATAAGGCAAACCAAATCGACGGTATAATGGTGGGATCGGGAGACCTCTCTGAGTCGGCCTTGGGATGGATGACCTACGGAGGGGATCAAATGTCGATGTACGAGGTCAACTCTTCAATTCCAAAGACCCTTCTAAAGGACTGTATACTTGCCTTTGCCGATAATAAAATTTTTTTTGAAGATGAAAAGAAAAATTCCGCATTTTTTGAGCTTCTATCAAATATAATAAATACGCCTGTAAGTCCGGAACTTCTTCCGCCTGAAAACGGAGAAATTTCTCAAAAAACCGAGGATATACTAGGTCCCTATGAACTTCACGATTTTTTTATTTATCATGTAATAGGAAACGGTTTTTCGCCTAAAAAGGTTTATTTTCTTGCCCTTGAGGCTTTTAAGGATTCCTCTTATTCCAAGGCCGAGATTTTAAAATGGCTGAATCTTTTTTATAAAAGATTTTTCTCCCAGCAGTTTAAAAGATCATGCAGCCCCGAAGGGGCTTCGGTTACGGGATTTTCCCTTTCTCCTCGAGGTGAATGGCTTATGCCTTCCGAAATATCTGCAAAAATATGGCTGACAGAGCTTGAATTTTTACCTAAAATAATGTAA